The following proteins are encoded in a genomic region of Maylandia zebra isolate NMK-2024a linkage group LG1, Mzebra_GT3a, whole genome shotgun sequence:
- the ap1g1 gene encoding AP-1 complex subunit gamma-1 has product MPAPIRLRELIRTIRTARTQAEEREMIQKECAAIRSSFREEDNTYRCRNVAKLLYMHMLGYPAHFGQLECLKLIASQKFTDKRIGYLGAMLLLDERQDVHLLMTNCIKNDLNHSTQYVQGLALCTLGCMGSSEMCRDLAGEVEKLLKTSNSYLRKKAALCAVHVIRKVPELMEMFLPATKNLLSEKNHGVLHTSVVLLTEMCERSPDMLAHFRKLVPQLVRILKNLIMSGYSPEHDVSGISDPFLQVRILRLLRILGKGDDDSSEAMNDILAQVATNTETSKNVGNAILYETVLTIMDIKSESGLRVLAINILGRFLLNNDKNIRYVALTSLLKTVQTDHNAVQRHRSTIVDCLKDLDVSIKRRAMELSFALVNGNNIRGMMKELLYFLDSCDPEFKADCASGVFLAAEKYAPSKRWHIDTIMRVLTTAGSYVRDDSVPNLIQLITNSVEMHAYTVQRLYKALLDDISQQPLVQVASWCIGEYGDLLVSGQCEEEEPIQVTEDEVLDVLEGLLVSNLSTPVTRGYALTAIMKLSTRFTSVNRIKKVVSIYGSSIDVELQQRAVEYNALFKKYDHMRPALLERMPIMEKTASNGPTEIVQTNGEAEPSVVEAKHPPPVTQPTNQANDLLDLLGGNDVVPVIQTTVPTKPASAGGELLDLLGDLSLSGGPAPAPATSVPSSQPAFLLDGLTSPPLFNDIAAAGIPPMTAYNKNGLKIDFTFERANPNPNIAVITIHASNSTEADMTDFVFQAAVPKTFQLQLLSPSSNVVPTLNQGTVTQVIRVLNPQKQQLRMRIKLTYTHKGSAVQDLAEVNNFPPQSWQ; this is encoded by the exons ATGCCAGCTCCGATCAGACTGCGGGAGCTGATCCGGACTATCCGGACAGCACGGACCCAGGCAGAGGAGCGTGAGATGATCCAGAAAGAGTGTGCTGCTATCCGCTCGTCCTTTAGAGAGGAAGACAATACGTACCGTTGCAGAAATGTCGCAAAGTTGCTTTATATGCACATGTTGGGCTACCCAGCGCACTTTGGACAG ttgGAGTGTCTGAAGCTGATTGCATCCCAGAAGTTCACTGACAAACGAATAGGTTATTTGGGAGCTATGCTGCTTTTGGACGAGAGGCAGGATGTCCATCTCCTAATGACAAATTGCATTAAGAA TGATTTGAATCACAGCACACAGTATGTCCAGGGCCTGGCGTTGTGTACTTTAGGCTGCATGGGTTCTTCAGAAATGTGTCGTGACCTGGCAGGAGAGGTCGAGAAGCTGCTTAAAACGTCCAACTCCTACTTAAGGAAAAAG GCGGCATTGTGCGCCGTACATGTCATCAGGAAGGTCCCAGAACTCATGGAAATGTTCCTTCCAGCAACAAAAAACCTGCTGAGCGAGAAGAACCACG GTGTTCTCCATACATCAGTTGTCCTCCTCACTGAGATGTGTGAAAGAAGTCCTGACATGCTGGCCCACTTCAGAAAG cttGTTCCACAGTTGGTGAGAATCCTGAAGAACCTAATAATGTCTGGATACTCTCCTGAGCATGATGTGTCAGGCATAAGTGACCCTTTCCTGCAG gTGCGGATATTGAGACTACTGCGAATTTTAGGCAAGGGTGATGACGACTCCAGTGAAGCAATGAATGACATTCTTGCGCAG GTTGCTACAAACACAGAGACGAGTAAAAATGTAGGCAATGCAATCCTGTACGAGACTGTACTGACTATAATGGACATCAAGTCTGAAAGTGGACTGAGG GTCTTGGCCATTAACATATTAGGTCGCTTCCTTCTTaacaatgacaaaaatataAG ATATGTGGCATTGACATCTCTACTAAAGACCGTACAAACGGACCACAATGCAGTGCAGAGACATCGGAGCACCATTGTGGATTGTTTAAAAGACCTGGACGTGTCCATCAAGAG ACGTGCAATGGAACTGAGCTTTGCGCTTGTGAACGGCAACAACATTAGAGGCATGATGAAAGAGCTGCTCTACTTCCTGGACTCCTGTGACCCTGAATTCAAAGCAGACTGTGCATCAGGAGTGTTTCTAGCTGCTGAGAA ATATGCTCCTTCAAAAAGATGGCACATAGACACCATTATGAGAGTCCTGACAACC GCAGGGAGCTACGTGCGAGACGACTCCGTTCCTAACCTCATCCAGCTCATCACAAACAGCGTGGAGATGCACGCCTACACAGTACAGAGACTTTACAAAGCTCTGCTGGATGACATCTCACAG CAACCTCTAGTGCAGGTAGCATCCTGGTGCATAGGAGAGTATGGGGACCTGCTTGTGTCTGGGCAGTGTGAAGAGGAGGAGCCAATCCAG GTGACTGAGGATGAGGTTCTGGACGTGCTGGAAGGCCTCCTGGTGTCCAACCTGTCCACACCTGTGACCCGGGGTTACGCCCTTACAGCTATCATGAAGCTGTCTACTCGCTTCACTAGTGTAAA TCGAATCAAGAAGGTGGTCTCGATATATGGCAGTAGCATCGATGTGGAGCTTCAGCAGAGAGCTGTGGAGTACAATGCGCTTTTCAAGAAATACGACCATATGAG GCCAGCTCTCTTAGAGCGAATGCCCATTATGGAGAAAACTGCTTCTAATGGCCCCACAGAGATTGTACAGACTAATGGGGAGGCTGAGCCGTCTGTTGTGGAAGCAAAACATCCACCACCCGTCACCCAGCCAACCAACCAG GCTAATGATTTATTAGACTTGCTGGGTGGTAACGATGTGGTGCCGGTAATTCAGACCACGGTGCCCACTAAGCCAGCTTCAGCAGGAGGAGAGCTGCTTGATCTACTGGGTGACCTCTCACTTAGTG GCGGTCCAGCCCCTGCTCCTGCAACCTCAGTGCCCTCTTCCCAACCCGCTTTCCTCTTGGATGGCCTCACCTCACCGCCCCTCTTTAATGACATTGCAGCTGCAG GTATCCCTCCTATGACGGCGTACAACAAGAATGGCCTGAAAATAGACTTTACATTTGAGAGAGCTAACCCCAACCCCAACATCGCGGTTATCACTATCCACGCATCCAACTCGACAGAAGCAGACATGACcgattttgtttttcaggctGCAGTACCAAAG ACATTCCAGCTGCAGCTCCTTTCCCCTAGCAGTAATGTCGTCCCAACACTTAACCAGGGAACTGTCACACAGGTCATCAGAGTACTCAACCCACAGAAG CAACAACTACGAATGAGGATCAAGCTGACGTACACCCACAAAGGCTCGGCTGTGCAAGACCTGGCTGAGGTTAATAACTTCCCCCCTCAGTCCTGGCAGTGA